One Lachnospiraceae bacterium C1.1 genomic region harbors:
- a CDS encoding methyl-accepting chemotaxis protein, whose product MRDKNKTNHTKTGAQKAISTKLSVLFVILLLISILIAVGITFSLSYLTIKSLTFTSLKNQVSVDAGNINRELNSTFYYLNGVADAIEQNKFDSNEDIEAYLTGTVGRYDMIPTGAYLALEDESFIYPSDPSLQMESITQKPWYIEALTYDNTWFYYYDVPYFDIATGDLCATVIRHVHLKDGREGCFAADLMLSSSQETLDSVKLYKTGGAMMVTADGMILTYGKDSSFCGQKISEITDNTFLSAVGDFVTAETSKEDHEVTSVNVGGEKYFMAAADVDGTDWYVLVYAKQSEVYSTLNTIIMVLLIVVLISIVAVIIIMNIVLRKMIKNPVTSLTDNIEKISGGDFTVSINSNGNDEIAYMNNAMGDFVDGMRTSLSEIKDVSSRLHDNAQTSKTTAEDLEGAANDQSESMTQVRENIENMAKAVTEVAENATVLAQTVNTVNEQQQEIETTMNKLVSKANSGQQDMASVSTGMDDIVVSMKDMAEAVSGVNLAAEKITQIIDLINSISSQTNLLSLNASIEAARAGEAGKGFAVVASEIGTLAQNSADATNQIADIIKEMSSRVQLLSDKSESNTQMINSSAETVNTAAATFEEITRELERASDTLNTMADQMNKVNDVATNMASVSEEQSASTQEIADNVERVTEAAHGVATSSELVATAASSVSDAVDTINNNLARFTIR is encoded by the coding sequence ATGCGGGACAAAAATAAAACTAATCACACAAAAACCGGTGCTCAAAAAGCGATCAGCACCAAATTGTCAGTTCTGTTTGTTATTCTTTTGCTTATCAGTATTTTAATCGCTGTCGGAATTACATTTTCACTTTCTTACCTTACTATCAAAAGTCTGACCTTTACGTCACTAAAAAATCAGGTTTCCGTAGATGCAGGAAATATAAACAGAGAATTGAATTCAACCTTTTATTATCTGAACGGTGTAGCAGATGCCATCGAACAGAATAAATTTGATTCCAATGAGGATATAGAAGCCTATCTTACAGGAACAGTAGGCAGATATGATATGATACCGACCGGTGCTTATCTTGCACTCGAAGACGAATCTTTTATATACCCAAGCGATCCGAGTCTTCAAATGGAGTCTATTACTCAGAAACCCTGGTATATAGAAGCTCTGACTTATGATAATACCTGGTTCTATTATTATGATGTTCCGTATTTTGATATTGCGACCGGTGATCTCTGTGCTACTGTTATCAGACACGTTCATTTAAAGGACGGTCGTGAAGGCTGTTTTGCTGCAGACCTTATGTTATCCAGTTCCCAGGAAACGCTTGATTCTGTTAAGTTATACAAAACCGGCGGCGCTATGATGGTCACAGCCGACGGAATGATCCTCACATATGGTAAAGATTCCAGTTTCTGCGGTCAGAAAATTTCTGAGATCACAGACAATACATTCTTATCCGCTGTGGGTGATTTTGTAACTGCTGAGACATCAAAAGAAGATCACGAAGTCACCAGCGTTAATGTTGGCGGAGAGAAATATTTCATGGCTGCCGCTGATGTTGATGGCACTGACTGGTATGTACTTGTATACGCAAAACAAAGTGAGGTCTACTCAACACTTAACACTATCATAATGGTTCTCCTTATAGTAGTCCTCATATCTATCGTTGCTGTTATAATCATTATGAATATTGTTCTCAGGAAAATGATCAAGAACCCTGTAACATCACTTACAGATAATATCGAGAAGATTTCCGGCGGTGACTTTACCGTAAGCATCAATTCAAACGGTAATGATGAGATCGCATATATGAATAATGCGATGGGTGATTTCGTAGATGGAATGAGAACTTCTCTTAGCGAGATCAAAGATGTTTCGAGCAGACTTCACGATAATGCACAGACTTCCAAAACAACGGCCGAAGATCTCGAGGGAGCAGCTAATGATCAGTCAGAAAGCATGACTCAGGTTCGTGAAAATATCGAGAACATGGCAAAAGCCGTTACTGAAGTTGCTGAGAATGCAACTGTACTTGCCCAGACTGTTAATACGGTTAATGAGCAGCAGCAGGAAATTGAAACTACCATGAATAAGCTTGTTTCCAAGGCCAACAGCGGTCAGCAGGATATGGCTTCCGTATCAACAGGAATGGATGATATCGTAGTTTCTATGAAAGATATGGCAGAGGCAGTCTCCGGTGTAAATCTTGCCGCTGAGAAGATCACTCAGATCATCGATCTTATAAATTCGATCTCCTCTCAGACTAATCTCCTGTCACTTAATGCCAGCATTGAGGCTGCAAGAGCCGGCGAGGCCGGAAAAGGATTTGCAGTTGTTGCCTCTGAAATAGGTACTCTTGCCCAGAATTCAGCAGATGCAACCAATCAGATAGCTGATATTATCAAGGAAATGTCATCCCGAGTTCAGCTTCTGTCCGATAAATCAGAGTCTAATACTCAAATGATCAACAGCAGCGCCGAAACTGTTAACACTGCCGCAGCTACTTTTGAGGAAATAACACGTGAACTTGAAAGGGCAAGTGATACATTAAATACAATGGCTGATCAGATGAATAAGGTTAATGATGTCGCAACAAATATGGCATCTGTTTCCGAGGAACAGTCCGCTTCCACTCAGGAGATCGCAGATAATGTTGAACGTGTCACCGAAGCTGCCCATGGAGTTGCAACATCCTCTGAGCTTGTTGCAACTGCGGCATCTTCCGTATCAGATGCTGTTGACACCATAAATAACAATTTAGCCAGGTTTACTATTAGATAA